In one Nicotiana tomentosiformis chromosome 6, ASM39032v3, whole genome shotgun sequence genomic region, the following are encoded:
- the LOC138893823 gene encoding uncharacterized protein, with protein sequence MSDTDALTIELGDVEQTRDDLVVCVVDLKETIENMKNEKEVLTEKIASVEHDRDDLMVVVVDLKETTENFSKEKNALVDKVTITEQERDDLLVVIADLEETIEELKADSRPENSEKGKEIASEAHIKLESELNIVKTSLSAELEKNRKLQAELEKVKNDLEKSLKWTWYSDAITAMYVNNGGNMQGIGFQREKSSL encoded by the coding sequence ATGAGTGATACGGATGCCTTAACCATAGAGTTAGGAGATGTTGAGCAGACTAGAGATGACTTGGTTGTTTGTGTAGTTGACCTGAAGGAAACCatagaaaatatgaaaaatgaaaaggaggTTCTAACAGAAAAAATTGCTAGTGTAGAACATGATAGAGATGATTTGATGGTAGTTGTAGTTGACTTGAAAGAAACCACTGAGAACTTTAGTAAAGAAAAGAATGCCTTAGTGGATAAAGTTACTATCACTGAGCAAGAAAGAGATGATCTCCTAGTGGTGATTGCAGACCTAGAGGAAACAATTGAGGAACTTAAAGCAGACTCTAGGCCTGAAAATTCTGAAAAAGGAAAGGAAATTGCCAGTGAGGCACATATTAAACTTGAAAGTGAGCTGAATATTGTGAAAACTAGTTTATCTGCTGAGCTTGAGAAAAATAGGAAGCTTCAAGCAGAattagaaaaagtaaaaaatgatCTTGAGAAATCTCTTAAGTGGACCTGGTACTCAGATGCTATTACTGCCATGTATGTTAACAATGGTGGAAACATGCAGGGAATAGGGTTCCAAAGGGAGAAAAGTTCCCTATaa
- the LOC138893824 gene encoding secreted RxLR effector protein 161-like yields the protein MEASKVIDTPIATRLDLDESGSSVNQTMYRGIIGSLLYLTASRPNIVFSVGLCARFQSNPKESHLKAAKRILRYLKGTQDLVMYYPSGDNFNLVRYTDADYVGYLVDRKNTSRMAHFLGSYLISWSTRKQNSVALSTAEAEYVAAASCCPQLLWIKQ from the coding sequence ATGGAAGCATCAAAAGTGATCGACACTCCCATTGCCACTCGACTAGACTTGGATGAATCTGGCTCTTCTGTAAATCAAACAATGTATCGAGGCATTATTGGATCTCTCCTCTATCTCACTGCCAGTAGACCAAATATTGTATTCAGTGTGGGGCTATGTGCAAGGTTCCAGTCAAACCCCAAGGAATCTCACCTAAAGGCTGCCAAAAGGATTCTGAGATATCTTAAGGGAACACAGGACTTGGTTATGTATTACCCTTCAGGTGACAATTTTAATCTTGTTAGGTACACTGATGCAGATTATGTAGGTTATCTGGTGGATAGGAAAAACACATCCAGAATGGCTCACTTCCTAGGATCCTATCTGATTTCATGGAGCACAAGGAAGCAAAACTCTGTAGCTCTCTCAACAGCTGAAGCAGAATATGTTGCTGCAGCTTCTTGTTGTCCCCAGCTCTTATGGATCAAACAATAA